The Atribacter laminatus genome contains the following window.
TCGCGACCATTGAGTACTCCAGGCACTCTCAATTTTCCACCATCTTGAATCCCGGCAGGAATACTGATATCAACCGTCTTTTTTCTTTTGACGATCCCCCGGCCATTACAAGTAGAACAATTCTGATTCTGACCCCCACATTGAGGACAAGATTCTTCGAATTCCAAATGAAAATTCTTCCGAGTTCCTAAAATGCTTTCCATAAAGCTAATTTCTATCGGATGGGAGGAAGATTCTGCTACATGCTCTTGAGGATATCCATTCATCCAATCATTTCTTTTGGTAGAACGAAAACGAGTCGTATGAGTTCGAGCACTGGAACCTCCAAATAAATCGCCAAAAAATGTTCGGAAAAAGTCGCTGAAATCTGTCCCTTCAAAGTTGGAAGAATAGGTCTGCTGGTATGAGGTTCCACCTGATCCATATTTGTTATAATAGTCTTTCCAAAATTGCTCAGTATCTCTTTGACCATAGCTATTCCAAGCTGATCCCAGTTCATCGTATCTTTTTCGCTTTTCTGGATCGCCCAAGACTTCATAGGCTTCGTTTATTTCTTTGAAGCGCTTTTCTGCATCTTTGTTTCCGGGATTGAGGTCGGGATGATACTTGCGAGCCAATCGACGATAGGTTTTTTTTATTTCTTTATCATCAGCATTTCTATTTAAACCTAATATTTGGTAGTAATCTTTAAATTCCATGGAGTTTCATCCCCCTTACCGGAAATACTTTTTTGAAATTATTTAACACAAAGAAGGGATGGTTTTAACCATCCCTTCTTTTCTAAGCAACTTATTCTCTCAACATAACCGATTCATTCATGTTATTCAGTTTGAATGGATACCTTTCTGGGTTTTAATTCCATCGGTTTTGGTAGGTGTATTTCTAAAACCCCATCTCGATAAGAAGCTGATATTTTTTCGGTTTCAACAGGCAAATTGAGTTGAAAAGTTCTTGAAAAAGGACCTATGACTCTTTCTCTGCGCAAGTATTTTCTCTGGTTAGACTGGTCGAGCTTCTTTTCGCCCTTAAGGGTAAGTTGGTCGCCATTAATTGTGATATCAACCTCTTTTTGACTCACCCCTGGCAGATCTACCCAGAGAATAATTTCATTCTCATCTTCGGTTATATCCACCACCGGAACCCAAGCTTCATTTGGTGATGGTTGTCTCTCTCGTTGAACCAAACTGTCATCAAACAGCCGATTTATCCGATCCTGCAAAAGAGTTAAATCAGCAAAGGGATCAAAACGATTCACAATAATCACCATTCCTTTCTTTGATGTTGTTTGACTTTGACATTTAAAAGTATAAGACTTGATAAAATGATTGTCAAGGGTACAAAGGAAAAAATTTAAATGCGGGATGAAAAATTTGGTTTATAAGCCCAGTTGAGGTGATATTTTTTGCATTGCGTGCAAGGCAATCAACAAAAAATCATTCAGGTTTAACTGTAGATCATTACAAGTTTGGATTTGGTTACGGTCGGCGCCTCGAGCAAAACTCTTTTCTTTGAAGCGGTTAAATAGAAAATCAAGATCCAATCCACTAAGAGTCCGATTCGGATGTATCAGAGCACAGGCAACGATAAATCCACTAACCGGGTCCACCGCGTATAATGCTTTTTCTAAAACACTATTCGGAACATGGCCAGTTGCAGGATTGTGGGAGCGTAATGCAGCAATAACGTTATCCGAAAGACCAGCTTCACTTAATATCCGTGCGCCTTCTATACCATGGGATTCGGGGCAATCCTTAGTGATTTCATAATCTATATCGTGCAATAACCCAACCAAGGCCCACTCTTCAGGGTCTTGGTTGTAACCAGGTGCTAGATCCTTCATAATTGCTTCACAGGCTAAGCAATGTTTTAACAGATTCTGGTTCTTTAAATATTTTTTAAGCAGCGCTAAGGCATCGTTTCGATTCATCAATTATTTTCTCAGCTGACTCATTGGGTTAATTGCAGTTCCTTTTTGGCGAATTTCAAAATGGCAATGATTCCCGGTAGCATTGCCCGTTGCACCTACTCGTGCTATCGGATCGTTTTGATTGACTCTCTGACCTCTGGTTACTAAGTTGACACTGTTATGAGCATAGACAGTTTGATCACCATTGGCATGAGTAATGATTACCATTCGTCCATAATTTCCTCTGGTACCGGAAAAAGTAACTACTCCACTCTGGGCAGCTCGAATAATCGTTCCTGATGGAGCACAAATATCAATGCCGTTATGCATTCGCCCTCCGCGCATGCCAAAGGGTGAACTAACTCGTCCCATAACCGGCCAGATATATCCTCTTTGTGATTCGCCGTAACCATCAGAAACATAGGTTGGAATGCGGATCTGCTGACCTATTCTCAATCGGCTTTGCTGATTTAATCCATTAACATTCATCAATAAATCCAAAGATACTCGATAACGTCGGGCTATGGACCAGAGACTATCACCCGATTGTACCTGATAGTTTTGGTATTTGTTCGAGGTGTCTCCAGGAGAAGGTCTTTTTTCACTTGACGAAACCCAGATTTTTTGATTAATCTGTAACCGGTCAGCACTCTTCAAATTATTGACTTTCATCAAAGTATTAACACTCACTCCGTGCTTCCGGGAAATATTCCATAGGGTGTCCCCTGAAACGACTGTATAATAAAATCCTTCTTCCCCTGCGGTTTGGTTTTTCTGACCATTTTGAGCGACCAAAACCTGAGGCGCTTCATTATGCTGGGTTGGAATCTTCAATTTCATACCAACTTGGAGAATCGAATCCTCAGAAAGATTATTCGCAGTCATAATGGTTTTAATGCTAACTCCAAAAACCCTGGAGATGGTCCACAAAGAATCACCTTTCTTAATTTCATAGGATTGAATAACTGTGGTTGCCGCTTGGTTCTTCGTAGATTGGGTTGTTCCTTGATGATTTTGTGATCCAGAGATTATGATCTTTTGGCCAATCCTTAATATCGAGCTCTCGGTAAGATTGTTGTCTTTAAAAATTTTTTCCTGAGAAACACCATATTTCTTAGCAATTGACCAGATATTATCTCCGGCGCATACTGTGTGAGTAGTGGTTTCTTGGCTGCTTTCTTCCTGACTTTTATCAATTAAAATTTTTTGTCCTATTTTTAATATTGAATTTTTATTCAAGGCATTCATTTCCATTAAGCTTTCTAAGGAAACTTGATAATGTCTTGAAATACTCCATAAGTTATCTCCGGCTTGAACAGTGTGATATGTGGATGCCAAACCCTCTAGGGAAATCGCCATAAGAAACAGACCAATTAAAAAGATACCAAAAAACGACTTCACTAGAGTGGGTGATGATTTCTCATTCCACATTTTTTCACCTCTCCAAAGTCAGATTAAAAGAATATTCACCAAAGGAAAATTCACGAGTAAAAACATTTTGGAGTGAATTTTCATATAAAATTTCATAAGCTAAAGTTTCATCTTGTATAAACTGCTCATTCTCTTGAATGAGAATCCTGGCTATTTGATTGGTCCCATCATTCACTCCAATTCGGATTCGATCCTCAACTTCAAACCCAGCTTCTTTTCTTAATAACTGAATTTGATGAACTAAATCTCGAAGATATCCTTCTCTCAAGAGAAAATCATTTAATTGAGTATCAAGAACGACTGCATACCCCTCCATGCTTTCCACCGAAACCGAACCACTCGCTTTCAATAGGATATCAACTTCTTGTCGTTCAATCAACACTTTTTCCCCAGAAACGAAAATAAATAAATGTCCTTCTTCCAAAAGCTGAAGAGCAGTTTGTCGATCAACCTGAGACAGAGCGCGTGCAACCTCCTTTACCTTAGAACCATGTTTAGGGCCTAAAACCGAAAAACGAGGTTTTAAAATTAGTTCTATTCCTTCAGGAAGCGTCGCTGTCCACTGTGCTTCTTTGACATTTAACTCTTCCTGGATAATATCTTCAAATTGTATTGCTCCTTCTCGCTCTTTTTGATTCGGAATCACCAAAATCGCCTTAGACAAAGGCTGTCTAATTTTGATATTCACTTTATTCCGAACCGAACGTCCCAATATGGTAATTTTTCGAGCAACTTCCATAAAAAGAAGTAAATCGGAATCGACCCGTAAGGAATTAGATGATGGATAATCTTCAAGGTGGACGCTCTCTTTTCGATGACTATTATTTTTATTTAAACTATCATAAACCATTTCTGCAACAAAAGGGATAAAGGGAGCGACCGCTTTCGCCAATTCAGACAATATTTCATATAGGGTATAATAGGCAGCTCGTTTGTCATCGTCCCATTCAGATTTCCAAAATCTCCTTCGAGATCGGCGAATATACCAATTGCTTAAATCTTCAATTACAAAATTTTCAATCGCCTTAGCGGCTCGTGATACTTCGTAATCATCCAGCCAATCCCGAACTTGTTGAACCATGGTTTCAAAACGAGAAATTATCCATCGGTCGAGTACATTACGGTTCTTGAATTCAGTGACAACATCTGCTTTCGGTTCAAAACCATCAGCGTTAGCGTAAAGAACAAAGAAATGAAAAACATTCCAGAAAGTCGTAAAAAATTTACTATAAACTTCTCCAAGCGTTTGTTTGCCAAATCGTTTTGGCACCCATGGTGGTGATACAGAAAAAACGTACCAGCGAAGGACATCGGCGCCATAGGAAGATACCAACTCCCAAGGGCTAACCACATTCCCGATATGTTTACTCATTTTCTGCCCCTTTTCATCCAGTCCCAGTTCGGTTACTAAACAATTTTTAAAAGCTGGGCTTTGGAAAAGGATGCTGGCTAAAACATGGAGACTATAAAACCAACCCCGGGTCTGATCGATAGCTTCACAAATAAAATCAGCTGGAAAAAGACTGGAAAAACGCTCCTGATTTTCAAAAGGATAGTGATTTTGGGCAACAAACATCGCTCCCGAGTCAAACCAGCAATCAAGAACCTCTGGAGTTCTTCTCATCTCTCCTCCACACTGAGAACAGGTTAAAGTTATGGCATCGACATACGGCCGATGAAGTTCAATTTGATCTATTTGCTGATTCGCACGCTGGTTAAGTTCTTGTCTTGATCCTATAGCTTCTTGATAACCGCAGCTTTCACATTTCCAAATATTAAGAGGAGTACCCCAATATCGTTCCCGGCTTAAAGCCCAATCTACTACGTTCTCCAAGAAATTTCCAAACCTACCGCTTTGAATGTGTTCTGGATGCCAATGAACTTTAAGGTTATTTTCTAACAAAGTATTTTTAACCGCTGTAGAACGAATGAACCAACTTCCTTTGGCATAATACAGGAGTGGGGTATCGCAACGCCAACAAAAGGGATAGGTATGGCGATGGGTTTCTTGTCGATACAACTGGCCAGTTGATTGAAGATATTTTATAATTAAAGGATCAGCGTCTTTTACCCAAAGACCCTGCCAGAGTGGTACGCTTTCATCATAAGTCCCATCAGCTTTAACCGGATGGAGCACAGGAAGGTCATGGATTTGCGCCAACCTCATATCGTCTTCTCCAAAAGCTGGTGCTATGTGAACAATTCCAGTTCCTTCTTCGGTTGAAACGAAGTCTCCGTGATATACTTTATACCCTTTTTTTGCCGTTAAAAAGGCCATAAGAGGATGATAGGACATGCCAATTAGTTCTTTCCCCTTCATTTCTTTAATCAGGGTATATTCTTCAGGTTGAAACAGTACTTCCAAACGTTCACGATTGAGGATGAAATGCCTGCCGGTCTCATTTTCTTGAATTTCCACATAATTGAGGTCTTGGCCAACTGCCAATGCAACATTTGCTACCAATGTCCAGGGGGTGGTTGTCCAAACCAAGAAAAATGTATTCTCTCGATTTTGGACTTGAAAAAGAAGATAAACTGACGGATCAACTACATCTTGATAGCCCTGAGCTACCTCATGACTGGAAAGAGAAGTTCCACATCGTGAACAATAGGGTAAAACCTTATATCCTTGATAGAGAAGATTTTGATTAAAGAGCTGTTTGAGAATCCACCAAAGACTTTCAATATAATCATTATCGCAAGTCACATAGGGATGGTCCATGTCCATCCAAATCCCCATTCGTTCGGTGATCTTTTCCCATTCTTTTATATATTTCCAAATACTTTCCTGGCATTTCTGGTTAAAACGATCAATCCCATAATTTTCTATATCCTGCTTCCCAGAAAACCCCAGCATTTTTTCCACTTCCAGTTCGACAGGAAGTCCGTGGGTATCCCAACCAGCTTTACGAGGGACATAATATCCGCACATGGTTTTATAGCGGGGGATCAAATCTTTCATGCTCCTGCCAATAATATGGCCGGCATGAGGGTACCCGTTGGTGGTTGGCGGTCCTTCATAAAAAATAAAACGTTGGTTCCCTTCTCTATGTTGATAGCTTTTCTGGAATATCTTTTTCTCCCGCCAAAATTCAAGTATCTTTTCTTCGCGAAAACTTAACTCGGAGACTTTTCCTAATGATTCAAACATGTTGTCACCTGCCTGCAGTGATAAGCTGGAAAGATAGTTCGAAAGAACCTTTTTTTTATCTCTATCCGAGAAATACTTAAACAATATAACCGAATTCAGGATTTTTTGCAATTTATTAGGGTTTATAGCTGTCTCTGAAAATGACTCATTTTTTTCTGGATGGGATTCACCGTGGTAAAGTTTCTTAGGAGAAATCCCATCCTTTGCTTTTATTGCTCGGCTTGCGGATTGGATGTTTCTGGATTGGTTTCAGTTGTTGGAGCTTCGGTCACTTCATCTTCGGGAAGGTTTTCCTCGAGAATGGCAATTTCCGATTTATTTTTCATATCTTCGATCATTTTTTCAAATGATTCTTGTTGAACTTTGGGAAGCAGTTTGGAACGGATTTCTTCTTTTACTTCAGCAAGGTCTTTCAGCCGAGGTTGCATATGATCTTCGACTAAGAAAATATGAATGCCATAGTCGGTTTCGATTGATTCGCTCACATTGCCTGGAGCGAGATCAAATAAAATCTTTTCCATCTCCGGATCAAGATCGCCCTTACGAATCATTCCCATCTCTCCACCCGTCTGGGCATCAGGAGATTGAGACTTTTCTTGAGCAACTTGTTCAAAAGGTTTTCCTTCTTTAAGCTCCTTTTGAACTGCATCGGCTTCTTCCATCGAATTCACCATGATATGTCTGGCTTTCACTTGTTCCGCCTCAGTGTAAAGAGTCGGATTCGATGAATATTCTTTTTCGATTTCTTCATCAGAAACCACAGCCTTATCAATTACTTCTCGAGTCACAAATTCTTGAATCATGATCTGTTGGGCTACGTTTTCAATCTTTTTCTTCACATCTGGATCATCAGCCAAACCAAGTTTCTTCGCTTCTTGGACTAAAAGAACTTGACGAATCCATTGCTCTAATAAATCTCTAAATCCTCCTGGAAACTGGACTCGATAATTTTCCGGCATAGTATCCCATACTTCTTTAAGCTCTGCTAAATAAACCGGCTCTCCGTTTACTTCAGCTATGACGACTTGTTCGGTTGCAACCGGCGTTTCGGCATTCTGTGCTTCTTCTACGACACCTTCAGTATTCAAATTATCTTGAGCCATACTTTGGATCGAAAACAAAAAAATACCAATCATAAAAATAATACTGACTATAAAAACTGAATATTTCCCTTTCATTATATATCTCCTTTCGAATCTAATTCATCTTTTTGATCTTCAAATGCTTCAAAACTAAAAGAATCTTCAACGTCCACTGAATTTTTCATATTCCCCCTTTCTTCAGTCAAACTCAACAACAAAGAAAATTTTTCTTCCATTTTTTTTAAATTTTCATTATTTTTATGTATCATCAACGAAATACTTTTCAAACGTTCATTCACAACCCAAAACAATACCAGTCCATACAAAATGAGAATGATGATTAAGAGTCCAAGGATCAAAGGACTAACCTCCCTCCAAGATTTCTTTTTTACGCTATCCCATAATTACTGATCCACTTTTCAGCTCAGTAATTTTCCCAAAACGATTGGTGGAGACATTAATACCAATTAAACAATTTCGAGGAATTACTGAATGAGGAGGAATCTGCGAATTCTTACCAACCAAATTAACACCCCAACTCAGGATATCCGGTCGAAGTCGGTTGGGAGTGTAATCATTTCCTGCTCCTATAATCGAACTCTGCCCCACAATAACATTTTTATCCAATATACTTCTCTCCACCACTGAACCAGCTTTAATTATTGAATCATTAAAAATTATCGAATCGTAAATTTTTACATCTTTTTCAATCACTGCCCCAGGAAAAACAACCGAATGGACCACCTCACCATGGATAACTGTTCCCTCACCAATTATTGATGACTGGACTAAAGCTCCCTTTCCAATCTTGGCCGGAGGATTTTGTGGTCGATTGGTATAAATAACCCAATTCGGATCATACAAGTTAAAACAGGGAAGTGGATCTAATAAATGCATATTCGCTTCCCAATAGGCCTTAATTGTTCCGGTATCAAACCAACAACCATCATAGAAGAAAGCTTGGGTTTTAATTGAATTTAAATTTTCAATAATTACATTCCTAACTAAATCGTATTTCGATTCTTGAACATTTTTTTGTAAACACTCATTTAAAAACTCTAAACGAAAAATATAAATTCCCATGAAAGCAATATTGGTTTTTGGTTGTGATGGTTTTTCTTCAAAACCAAAAACTCGGTTCCCATCATCAACTTCCAAAATACCAAATCGTGTCCGATCTTCAGTTTTTACCCGTGTCACCACCAAGGTAACGTCGGCATTATTATCCAAGTGATAATCCATAAGAGAATTATAATCCATCATATAAGCATGATCTCCGGAAAGCACCAAGAGATGATCCAATCTTTTTCTATTAATAATATTCAAATTCTGATAAATAGCATCTCCGGTCCCACGATACCAGCCTCCAACGGTTTTTCCCAAATAAGGCTGAAGGAGTTCTATCCCGCCTTTTTTTCGGTCCATGTCCCAGGGGCGCCCAACTCCAATATGCTCTATTAACGAACGCGGTTGGTACTGAGTTAAAATACCAACATCATAAATGCCAGAGTTGACACAATTACTCAAGGGAAAATCAATCAATCGATAAAAACCTCCGAAGGGAACAGCTGATTTGGCTCTTTCTATTGACAAAACACTCAAGTGATTCCCTTTCCCACCAGCTAAAATGAGCGCAAATCGAATCGACATCTGGCTCACCTCCTATGCATGACCATTAAACCATTATGGATCTGTGACCATTTGCTGAGAATTTTTATCATCAAACAGCTGCACCCTCAATTTCAGTTGTGGGGCATTAGATCTTATCGGGTATATTTTTTCTGAGAACTTCCGCTGCATCTTCAGGAATTACTGGATTAATATAAAACCCGGTTCCCCATTCAAACCCAGCAACCTTCGTTATAGTGGGTAGCATTTCCATGTGCCAATGATAGCTTTCCAGGTATGATTTTTCTCCCTTTCGTTCAAAAGGAGTGGTATGAAGAATTAAATTGTAGGGAGAATCATTCAGTGACTTTTTCATGGATACCAGGAGTTTTTTCAATATTTCTGATAAATAACTTAATTCTTGATCTTCAGTTTTCATAAAATGAGATACGTGTTTTTTGGGTAATATCCATATTTCATAAGGAAATCGAGGGGCATAGGGAACAAACGCTAAAAAATGATCGTTTTCGACAATCATCCTTTGATTATTATTTTGGTGGTATTGCACGATATCACAAAAAATGCAACGATTTTTTTCTTGATAATATTTATCAGCACCAAGAAGCTCTTCTTTTACCCTTTTAGGAATCACTGGGATAGCAATAAGCTGAGAGTGAGCATGTTGAATCGAAGCCCCCGCTGAAGCTCCTTGATTTTTGAAGATTATACAATAACGAAAACGATGGTCTTTTTCCAAGTTGCGCATTCTTTCCCGATAAACATACATAACTTCAGTAATATGATCCACCGAAAGATCTCCGAGTTCTAAATAATGGTCAGGAGTTTCAATTATCACTTCGTGTGCTCCGGAACCGCTGAGAGATTCGCAAATTCCATCTACACAATGGGCAAAGGGTTCTTCTATTCGCAAAGCTGGAAATTTATTAGGAACTACCCGAACTGTCCAACCCGGTTGATTTTTTTCAGTATGATTACCTCGAATGGAAAAAACCTCTTTCGGAGTGTGTGTTTCCATCCCTTCACAAAAAACACAAGGACCAGGCTTTCGTAGTTCTCCATGTACCCCAAAATCATAAGGTTTTAAACTTCTTTCATTGGCAATAATGACCCACCGGTCTATAACCGGATCTTTTCTCAGCTCCGACATGACTTTCCTCCAAATTTCTTCAAGCTCTTTATTTCCTCGACTAGATTCATTTTTATGAATTAACTATTTGGTAAAATCAAATTTTTAAGGTATCCAATTTTCTTCAGGATGAATGCTTTCTAAAAATCCGACCAATAAATGTATTGCTGCATCTAAATCATCACAATCGATGACTTCGGAGGGAGTATGCATATACCGATTGGGAATGCCTAACAAACCGGTAGCAACGCCTTGACGATTAATTTGAATGCTATTAGCATCTGTCCCAGTGGCACGCGATTCAGCTTGTATCTGATAGGGAATATTTTTTTGATTAGCGATATTGATCAGCTTTTGAAAAATATGAGGATTAATATTTGGACCTCGAGATATAACTGGACCTTTGCCCAAAGACACGTCCCCAATCTTTCTTTTATCTATATCGGGACAATCAGAAGCAAAGGTCACATCAATAGCAATTCCTAAGTGGGGATCGATTCTAAAAGCACTGGTTCTTGCTCCCCTGAGACCAAGTTCTTCTTGAACCGTACTTACACCATATACACCGCACTGCAATCTCTCTTTTTGAACCTTCCGAAGAACCTCGGCAACAACAAAAGCTCCAACTCGATCATCAAAACCTCGACCAGCAACTCGACTTCCAAGGAGTTGGTCAAGACCAACATCCATGGTAATCGGATCTCCTATTTGCACAATTTTGGTAAGTTCTTCTTTATTTTTTGCCCCCACGTCAATCCACTGCTCTTCAATTTTTACCACTTTTTGACGTTCTTTTTCCTCCATCAAATGGATGGGTTTTTTTCCAATTACTCCTCTTACTGGTCCTTGAGAACTATGAATTATGACTCTCTTTCCAGGGGTGACATGGGCATCGATTCCTCCAATTGTTGAAAAATAAATATATCCCTGATCACTGATATATTCCACCATCAAACCGACTTCATCACAATGACCCGCCAACATAACTCGAAACGAAGCATCAGGATGAATAATACCAATAGCATTTCCATGGTAGTCTTTAATAAATCGGTCAACCTTGTCTTGAATTCTTTCTCCAAATATTTTTTGAACCTGTTCTTCAAACCCCGATGGACTAGGAGTTTCAATGAGTTTTTTTAAAAATTCTTCTCGAGATTTTTCCATTTTGATATTCCCTCTTTCTCATACCAACTTAAGTTGAATTCGAACAAAAATGTTAATTAGCTGATTCAATCAGCCATTATATCTCTTAAAGAGAAGAAGTTTTTTTCTTTTGAACCATTCGGGGTGATTTTTTTAAGGTAATTTTAAGGACTTCGTCTATAGTTTTGACTAAATGGAATTTCATTTTTTTTCTTACATCAGCTGGTATATCATCTAAATCATTTTCGTTTTCACGGGGCAGAACAACTTCTTTAATTCCCGATCGATAAGCTGCTAAAGATTTCTCCTTCACTCCACCAATTGGAAGCACTTTTCCAGTAAGGGTTAATTCTCCAGTCATTGCAATGGAATGCTTTACCGGTATTAGCGAAAGAGAAGAAACCATTGAAACAACAAGGGTTATTCCAGCTGACGGACCATCTTTTGGTATAGCGCCAGCAGGAACATGAACGTGAATATCATGTTTTTCGTAAAACTTCTCATCAATTTTCCATTTTTTCGCCCGTTCTCGCACACAAGATAGTGCAATGCGAGCCGATTCTTGCATAATATCTCCCATATTACCGGTTAATATCAAGTTTCCCTTACCCGAGAGAACCGAGGACTCGACAAAAAGGATTTCTCCACCGGTTTGAGTCCAAGCTAAACCGGTAGCAACTCCAACCCGATCCTTCCCAGACATGACCTCATCAAAATAAATCCTTTTCCCTAAATACTTTCTAAGATTTTCTTCATCAACTACAAATGGTCCTTTTTTCCCTGAGGCGACTTCTTTGGCAACTTTTCTGCAAACTGTCGCAATTGTTCTTTCCAGATTTCTGACACCGGCTTCACGGGTGTATTCTCGAATCATTTTTGTTAAAATTTCATCGCTTATCGTAACAGTTTGATCCTCGATACCATTTTCTTTACTCTGCTTGGGTATTAAATATTTGCGAGCAATGGCAATTTTTTCCGGATCGGTGTAACCTGGAATTCGGATGAGTTCCATTCGATCCAACAAAGCTGGAGGAATGGTATCCAGAATATTCGCAGTTGCGATAAAAATAACCTTAGAAAGGTCAAAAGGAACTGCCAAATAATGGTCAACAAAAGTTGAATTTTGCTCGGGATCTAAAACTTCGAGAAGAGCAGCAGAAGGATCTCCCCTGAAATCTAAACCTATTTTATCAACCTCGTCTAACATAAATACCGGATTATTACTTCCTGCTTTTCGGATTCCCTGAATAATCCGACCTGGGAGCGCTCCAACGTAGGTTCGACGATGGCCTCTTATTTCCGCTTCATCCCGTACTCCGCCCAAGGATATTCGTACGAATTTCCTTCCCAACGCCCGGGCAATCGATTTTCCCAATGAGGTTTTTCCCACACCCGGGGGACCAACAAAACAGAGTATTGGACCTTTTAAATCTTTTTTTAAATGACCCACTGCCAAATATTCAAGAATTCTTTCTTTTACTTTCTCCAAATCATAGTGATCTTCGTTCAACACCTTTTCAGCTTTTTTAAGATCTAAACTGTCTTCGGTTCGGATGTTCCAGGGAAGTTCGGTTATCAAATCAAGGTAATTACGAATAACTGGGTATTCGGCTGAAACCGGTGGAATTCTCGATAATCGCTCCATTTCTTTTTCGGCTTCTTTTAAAACTTCTGGCGGGAGCTTGGCTTTTTCAATTTTTTCTTTCAATTCATTTAATTCAATGGTTTTTTCATCCATTTCTCCAAGTTCTCGTTGAATAGCTTTCAATTGCTCTCTTAAGAAATACTCTCGTTGGGTTTTTGCCATCTCCGATTGAATTTGAGTTTGAATCTTGCTGCCAATTTGGAGAATATCCAGTTCTCGAGTTAAATAGTAGTTTACTTTTTTTAATTTTTCGATGAGTTCATTGGTGGATAAAATATTTTGTTTACTTTCAACATCTAAATTTAAGTTCGAAACGACAAAATGGGCTAGTCGTGAAGGTTGTTTGATATTCATCGCAGCAACAAATATTTCTTTGGGAAGATAAGGAGCAAGTTCGACGACCTTTTGAAAAAGAGTTAATATGTTGCGGACTAAAGCTTCAGTTTCATCGGTTTTTATTTCTTCTTCTTTGATGATTTCAATTTTCGCTATGGGATAAGGATCCCATTGAATCCATTCAACAATGCGAAACTTATTTAAGCCAAAAACCAAAATTTGAATAGCATCTTCA
Protein-coding sequences here:
- a CDS encoding M42 family metallopeptidase; the encoded protein is MEKSREEFLKKLIETPSPSGFEEQVQKIFGERIQDKVDRFIKDYHGNAIGIIHPDASFRVMLAGHCDEVGLMVEYISDQGYIYFSTIGGIDAHVTPGKRVIIHSSQGPVRGVIGKKPIHLMEEKERQKVVKIEEQWIDVGAKNKEELTKIVQIGDPITMDVGLDQLLGSRVAGRGFDDRVGAFVVAEVLRKVQKERLQCGVYGVSTVQEELGLRGARTSAFRIDPHLGIAIDVTFASDCPDIDKRKIGDVSLGKGPVISRGPNINPHIFQKLINIANQKNIPYQIQAESRATGTDANSIQINRQGVATGLLGIPNRYMHTPSEVIDCDDLDAAIHLLVGFLESIHPEENWIP
- the galT gene encoding galactose-1-phosphate uridylyltransferase, with product MSELRKDPVIDRWVIIANERSLKPYDFGVHGELRKPGPCVFCEGMETHTPKEVFSIRGNHTEKNQPGWTVRVVPNKFPALRIEEPFAHCVDGICESLSGSGAHEVIIETPDHYLELGDLSVDHITEVMYVYRERMRNLEKDHRFRYCIIFKNQGASAGASIQHAHSQLIAIPVIPKRVKEELLGADKYYQEKNRCIFCDIVQYHQNNNQRMIVENDHFLAFVPYAPRFPYEIWILPKKHVSHFMKTEDQELSYLSEILKKLLVSMKKSLNDSPYNLILHTTPFERKGEKSYLESYHWHMEMLPTITKVAGFEWGTGFYINPVIPEDAAEVLRKNIPDKI
- the glgD gene encoding glucose-1-phosphate adenylyltransferase subunit GlgD; protein product: MSIRFALILAGGKGNHLSVLSIERAKSAVPFGGFYRLIDFPLSNCVNSGIYDVGILTQYQPRSLIEHIGVGRPWDMDRKKGGIELLQPYLGKTVGGWYRGTGDAIYQNLNIINRKRLDHLLVLSGDHAYMMDYNSLMDYHLDNNADVTLVVTRVKTEDRTRFGILEVDDGNRVFGFEEKPSQPKTNIAFMGIYIFRLEFLNECLQKNVQESKYDLVRNVIIENLNSIKTQAFFYDGCWFDTGTIKAYWEANMHLLDPLPCFNLYDPNWVIYTNRPQNPPAKIGKGALVQSSIIGEGTVIHGEVVHSVVFPGAVIEKDVKIYDSIIFNDSIIKAGSVVERSILDKNVIVGQSSIIGAGNDYTPNRLRPDILSWGVNLVGKNSQIPPHSVIPRNCLIGINVSTNRFGKITELKSGSVIMG
- a CDS encoding peptidylprolyl isomerase, whose protein sequence is MKGKYSVFIVSIIFMIGIFLFSIQSMAQDNLNTEGVVEEAQNAETPVATEQVVIAEVNGEPVYLAELKEVWDTMPENYRVQFPGGFRDLLEQWIRQVLLVQEAKKLGLADDPDVKKKIENVAQQIMIQEFVTREVIDKAVVSDEEIEKEYSSNPTLYTEAEQVKARHIMVNSMEEADAVQKELKEGKPFEQVAQEKSQSPDAQTGGEMGMIRKGDLDPEMEKILFDLAPGNVSESIETDYGIHIFLVEDHMQPRLKDLAEVKEEIRSKLLPKVQQESFEKMIEDMKNKSEIAILEENLPEDEVTEAPTTETNPETSNPQAEQ